The following DNA comes from Chelmon rostratus isolate fCheRos1 chromosome 3, fCheRos1.pri, whole genome shotgun sequence.
TTCATTTAACTGCAGTGCCCTCCCAGAGCTGCAGATCTGCCCACACAATAAGTGTAACGGTTAGTACAATAAAAAATTAATCAGCTTACCCTTATTAGCTCATTggccacaaaacaaaaataacaattaatCTAAATAATGCAACGCTGCTCCACGCCCATCACTAGcataaatgtgtcattttcttttacGCTGTCAACAAAACTGCAACGAAGAGATAAGACATTATTCCTACGATATTCAGTCATTATGCCAGAGCGCTCTCTCATTGAAAAGATAGATGGACACATACACTAATGCACAgacaaacaataataacagaAGCACAACTGTATGTCAAGACAGGAACATCCGAATAACTGCCACTGCAAGTGATCCAGCAACAGATCCATGAGCAAACCTGGTCCTGAAAGCCAGAACGACCTCAGAGGAATCACTCAATTGTGATCAGATGCCTCCTTCTTTAATGATGCATCACAATGGCCCTTGTCCCACTTCATCTAACCAGTTCACTGCATATTATTTTACGGTTTCTCCCCTGTAATGTTTAACACTGACAGTCCAAAACAAGTAGatttaaatgtacaaaacaagAAGTTGCTAGTCAGACACAACCTCGGTAACTGAGTCAGCAGCTTTGGCATTTCCTCCAACTgccttacaaaaaaaaacaaaaaacaaaaaaacaaaaaacaaaacttgcaATGGTCCAATGGTAAGTTTTTAATTATAGAGCAGCTGGACAATTTTATAGTTTGCATGAACAGCAGCTTCAAAGAGCAACAGATTTCATCGCAGACAGCGTAGCAGATCTTTCACACTGACTTTTGAAAAAGGGGAACACGGTAAGCCTTTTAAAGATGACGCTTTATACATCGAGACAGGTTTACAGGGGGGACACAAGCTGAAGACGGGCACAGTCGGAGCCTGCTGTGACGACGCCTTCAAAAAGGTATACAACCACTGCCATGACATGCCATAGCCTCAGCATGCTACACTACATCATGTACACAACAAAAATCCAATATAACGTGGTTCCTAAATGCTATACACATACTAAGTATCAGTGTGAATATCAGTAATCAAGAATTACACGGCACCGTAAGCCCATAACAACTCAAAACCCCTGGCTCAATGAGTTTATagtcattcagtcatttattagATCTGCAGAACTGGCAATAAAAAGAAAACGATTACAAGCTAAAACCTTATTTATCCTGATTCCATTAATATCTCAGTCAGCACATTCATGTGGCGCATTTCAGACGACTTTTATTGCCTAGTCACCCAGGAAGCATTAAGATACTCACCAAGGCCTAGTAGGTTCACAGAGGGTTCTGAAGTCTTAGCAGGGCTGATTTTGGGAACTGGCCTCGACTCTTCActctttaaaaatatatatttgtttgtttaataaaaacatgacaaaaacaatgctggaaaacatgtttctaCAACTCACAAAGCACTGCTTTGCTAAGCATTTGTGTGAGATACTTACCTTGGTGTAAGATGACACCTTGCTCCCTCTGTCTGGCTCCCTCTCCTTCTTACCATCttttggctgaaaaaaaaaaaaaaaaaaaaaaaagaaactcatgaTGACCAACAGAAAAACTGCTGCTAGCTGAGACCACTCCCGGGCTTCCTGGTGCCAGTCAACATGTCCTGCAAGACATCTACGTCAATGACAAATTCGATTAAATATCACATGTGTTTATGTACCctatttttccatgtttttgtgcattaaGTGACTAAGGGCCGCAACATATTTACAAATTGGTCCGGTATTGAGCGAGAgcactgcagcaggcagctgcgAAATGGGCTGCAATGTAGGCCCTCCAGGCGTCTGCACGCCGACAAActacatccactaaaagtgtttgtatgaaccactgacaggctcagattgttattctgtGTCTGACAACGTTATGGAAAGGATCCCAACAGAGATAAACCGttgtgttaaagagtaagatcctttctttaaaccagaaacagctgctataaTGCTCTCGTCAAGGCCCCCAGACTCCTTTCACAGAAAGAGTCAATTTATCTTTGTAAACCACAACTTCACCTAAAcgtgacagaaacaaataaaactcaccaaaaccttcttggttaGTCtctccactgttccaacaattACCAACTCTGGTTTGATCAAAATAAACCTTTAATTCATCTacttagatgtgaaaatatcgggagaggagcgagagggaagGCAGACATCAGAGACGCAGCGGAGGAAAATAGTTTATAGAgccagaaaagaaagaaacccaGTAATTACTAAGTAACAGAAATCATGGACCACTCTTCTATAAAAGTGTGTACACTGCTTTTACAGGCATGTACATAAGAGTTACATAGCATAAGAAAAATTAACTGATACATACACTGCTCCCATTGGTCACATTCCTGCTGTagtatttcttcttctcataTTTATCCCTGATGAAGAATTCCACAGCTCTTAGGTCAGAGTTaaggaacaacaacaaccaaaacacacacacacacacacacacacacacacagatagtgAAGGATACTGGTCTGTTTGAGGTCTTCTGAAGCTTTCTGGAAGGTTGGCCTCATAAAGCTGCCTGGCCTTGGTGTTACCCATATCCTGTATACTCTGACAAAGGAAAGACAGAGGGGTAAAGAGAAGCTGTCAAGGGGCACTCGACTGAATTTAAACATGGCGATTCCTTCAGTCATCATGGGGAGGACTGCTCGGTCCACTACTGAGTCTGTGAAAACAGAAGTAGATTGTCGCCTGTGGCCTCAGTGAAGCTTACGTTGCATATGAGAAGTGTTAGATGTCATCACGGTTGTCTTGGCTTGGGTTTAGGAGTTCAAACATTTAATagaaagcctgtgttacaaCCTGGGGGTGCGGAGTTTGTGGCAAGATGAGTCTCAAATTTGGGATTAATAACCTTGGATGACAGACCTTGGCAGATATGATGTGAGACATACATATTTGTTTGACTTTTCAGGCACTTTTGCATTAAAAAGTGCCAAGTTTCATGTTGGAGCATTCAGAAAAGTGTTTTCCAGTTGTAATTATGACTTGGATATTTGTGTTAACAGTAATTTCCATGCTGAAGACTGGTAATTACAGTAGCTTCTAaatgacatgaatgcagcatacTGACAGACACTATCAATTTGCATTATGGGAGGTGTTGGATCCAGCCTGTTTGACACTTGACCCACACCAGGGATGAAAACTTCTCACCCTCTGCTGCAAAGACGGTgaacagtctgtgtttaatCTGCCTTTCACAAGTCTCCAAGTGTGATGTGCAGTGCTAAATTACTGGGAGTAACACTTTAAAGTGGAATTTTGCAATATTTTCACAGTTATGAGGCACAAAATACAAAGGCTGGCTGTAAATAGAGGACAACTAAGTGCAAGTAAAACGAAgatcaaacatgaaaacagtacCTGGATTTGTTCTGAGGTCCATTGGTCCAGGTTGACAGATTTAACTCTGGATATGTGTACTCCCAGGTTCCTGTGGATGCCAGCACACCGGATGCAGATGAACACTCCCAGATTCCAGGATGCCCATCTTGGACCTgatgaagccaaaaaaaaagaaagaaagaaagaaagaaacagactAATTTGAATGTGGAGAGACGTCTGAAGAAAACCCATAAACATGCACGATCCTGTAGTGACTTTAAGTGCCAAAGGCAAGCTCTGTATTCTTTACCAATGACCTAACATGAAAATAAGATAACTAACACAACTCTAGCAACACCCGGCAGCTGCGCTGAGGGCGGCGGTGAGGGAGAGGCACCGTGGGGAGCTTACATAGATTTACAGAAGTTAGCTTCCTGGTTAGCCTCTTAGTTTAGCTGAAGGGGAAGAGGTGTCAGCTGACTAGCCTTAGCCAGTTCCACACTAGCGAGTTAGCtttgctaagctaaccaacGCAGATGCTACATCGTTAATTAGCTTTAGCGGCCGATTGTGAGTGAAAATGTTAGTTGTGTGTAGTAgaaatgtgatattttctaCAGTGTGAATGTCGCACCTTTCGCCTCGCAGTCGGCGCAGTACTtgttgtcttcctctctcagcaTTTTGGACAGGATGGCCTGGTGCTGCTCGTTGAGTTTCTGGGCCTTCTCTCTCTCCGAGCGGGTCGTCATATTCACGGCTTTAGTTGGACTTCCTTAATAAAAACAACTCTACTTTAATCAGTCGTGAGTCGAAAGAAGTTTCTGATAAAAGACCATAATCAGAGAGATGAACGCCTCCGAGTTGGATATGAAAACACCCGGAACCGGAATCCCCTCTCCGCCCACAGGCATTCTAACGCTGACGCGGCGGCCGCACCGGATTGGACGACAGCTCTGACGTACTTTCTTATGAATTaagtttaacattttcataaaaaagTCATTATCTGCAATGAAAGTTTACTAATCACCACCCATAAATAATTTGGACTGGAGAGATGCCTACTACTTGCCTGGAAAACCAATGATCATTGACgacatgctttttttctgcagttccAAGGTTTATTAAACATgaacaagaaaaatatatacagaCAACGAAATAAACAAAATctacatatttacagtacatcATTGGGGTCTGTGATGGCATCAGAAGGTCACCTTGGAAAAATGGGCTAAAGAGCACAgataaatacaaacatacatcGCTTATTGCTAATTAAACCTCGCCAATGAAAATAGGATCAAGTACAGTTTGCAGTTAAGAGACGACTTCAACTCTGAGAATTAATGACTTTacacaaaatcaattaaaaatctAATACATTTGAATACTCTCAtggcttatttttttattttgttctcagACTTTTTAAAGGACCCATGGTTACtctgtacaaacaaaacagttgttaaactaaaaaatatgtaaatgtgataaACGTATGCATATAGTAAATCACTAGCCTAACTGCTTTCCCAGACAGTTAGTCCTCatatgaacatgaacatgaacataaaaatatatgatAGTACTATACAAGCAGACTTAAACTAGAAATACCAGCAGAGAGGTGGTGCTTGAGATGCTAAATACACCATCGCCGTCTTAATAAAAGGTTTCCAGGCGAATCTTGAAGTTATTCTCTTGGTGCCTCACTGCGATACCATAGCGGAGCAGCATTTCCACGTATGGTGGCCAGAATGTGTTGTCTATCGTTACATAGGGGTCATGTGGTGTGTTCAAGACCTTGTTCATAAGAAGCTGTCGGGGTACAGAAGACAGTGGTAGAATGGGGTTAAGTAGTGTTAAGTAGATGATACAATTTATAAAAGTATGCAGACAAGCATTTACACAGACAGTTCAAAAGATTTTGgtttgtatttctgtctctATTTGACAATGCACACTGGAAAGAGATGCAAGGAAAGAGATGATGTGACAAACGTGCTGCCCCGCACTTCAGTTCTGGATGATTTGTGCATGTGGTATGTACCATGGCCACCACAACACTAACATAAAGTATTTTCAAATGTTAGTTTGAGAAGTAATGACAATGATGCTGACTATAACACAGGTGCAACACTGAGAGTAGGCAGAATTGACTGTTGACGCTGACAACCTTACATTATTCCTGTCATGTGACCGCCAATATTCCTGTAATTCATGGGGATGAGAGGGATGGGGACTGTGATATGTAGCTATTCACTCAAATCAAAAATACAATTAGTTAAAGTATAGTCTTGGTTGCTATAACTGTCATTACAGCAATAAGCAACAACAAACGCATGAAGGAGCACCTTCTTTGtctatacagtatgtgtagaTGGACACAGTACCTACATCCCTGTAgacctttttcactgcagacctTTTGACTGAttgcagcaggaaaagcacaggtctAAATAATCACATTAATGATGATTGCTCTGCTACCAGTGAGCAGAAGGCCCTTCATCTGGCTGACATAAAATTCATGTGGCTGTTATTAATGTTGTTAGTtataatactgtatgtcaaaATATCTGCCTGTATCTGTCAAAGGACACGGCCTATGAAGATGCGTCCATGACTGTTCACTGTTTCATGAAGCTTAGGCTTGTTCTAACATGATTTAAAGatatttgtcttatttaaagtaataataattgAAATTATATTGTATcacaaggggaaaaaagacagtATCTGAAGTAAAATCTGATTTATCTCAAGTGGCAAGGATGCTGTTGATGGAAAAACAcattgctgttgagtttttcaaacaaAGTCTCTGTGGCTcacaaaacctgaaaaataaaactgaacaatcTGCACAACTGGAGATGCACCatccattttttatttcttttgtgtgtgattCGGGTGAACTGGGCTGTTGAGCATTTGCTCTAGACCTGACAGAACACAAAGATCTTTAAAGTATCAGTGTGAaaattttaatttcttgcttTGCTgttaattaacaaaaaaaacaaccaaatttatttagctgaaggtTTTGCCCTGGCTTTAACAGTCCCCCGACCTAAAGATCACTAAAAACCTGTGGACAGACCTCAAACGAGCAGTGCATGCAAGATGACCCAAGAATCTCACAGACCTAGAGCCTTTTACAAGGAAGAATGGTTGAACATCCGCCAAACAACAATCGGAAGAATCTTAGCTGGCTAAAAAAAGGCTTTACAAACTGAGACTCTTGGCAAAACGGGTGCTAGTATTGACCATGCAGGGTGCCCAAACTGTAGAAGATGGAAATGTCTTGGAAGTATGTCTTGCTAaaaattttaaagaaatgtgtcgTCTTCAGTTTGGAAATCTTTTACTTGCTTAGTGAAAGTGAGTAAAGTTCATGTACTGTTCACTGTactttgtgcattttgtatTGTGTATTTGCCACAACACCAAGACAAATCCATTGTATATGAAAAGCTAATTTGCAATGAACCTGCTTCTGAATTTGATTTCTTAAATTGACTAGTTTCACTCAGAGCAAGAAAAATTTATTGGACATCAAAGCCAATTATGTAGTGCATCAAAACCCACCTCAAGAATTTCATTAAGTGAAATCAAGTCTTCATCTAACTCCTGGGTAAcgttctgaaaatgaaaacaaagatggtAAACTGCAGTGGAGTGGTAACAGCACAGATTACTAAACAGGCTGCGAGAGGACAGACGatcattaaacacaaaacaggtCAGTgtaccttcttcttcttgtttgtgCTGGATGTGTCCTGTGGCAGAGGGATGTGCTTCTCCAGTATGTCCCCAAGAGATTCCATCAACCTTTCCCCGTAGACCTTCATTTTCTGGATTTTCTCCTTGGTGTCCTGCAACACACTGTGGAATGCAGTGcaatgcgcacacacatacacacgcacacccacagaGTCGTGTGTCACTTTTGGAGATATTACATAGACTTAGAGTCATTTCCTGGAGGCTTACCtcaaccataaccactactaaccctaacctaaacccAAGTTTTCACCGTAAAAATGTATTGACTTACATCTGGGGTGAGAAACCTCTGGCCTTCAAGGCCATTTCATCTGGCCTgtgaggcaattcataaatgcaaaaaagcaaCTAAGAAATATGTTCAATCTAAAGAGTCATTATAACTACAAGCTAtactggatgagctgcagggaCAAATGCGCTCGGATAAAGTAAACGCTCTTTGATGAAGTTTGGATGCTCAACAAGAAGCTgtcacaagaccacattctgacagagacagtgttatacaggcaagttttgtggttAGTGAACTAAAAACAAAGAAGCTGACACCTCATTCAGGAGAATTTGTGAAAgagtgccttgttgctgctgtggagcgGCAAGCACCAGACAAAGTGGAACTGTTTGTCTGGATtaattcacagagatgaagggaaaCCTGATGTAGAAACTGAGCTGAACCTCAagttccagcagcttctcagctctctgctttcaaatgtgaaatcatttgaagtgaaactAAAGCTGTGGCAACTGAAAAGcggaaacactgcattttcctgctctgcaagaacaaaaacctgctatgacatctgaatatgctgctgagtgaaaactccttcaggcgtgtggtgagaggtttcaggacttgagaagtaaacaaaatgaacagaacaTATTTGTTGCCGTTTAATGTGGACCCAGCTGATGTACCTGATAACCTACAATATCagtgagctgcaaagcaacgacTCCcatgcagctcttttcaaaactgactcttgcaaagactctCCTAAGGATGGATtaacccaaacctggaaaaccaacTGCAAGTAGTGTCACTATGGTTATAACCATTATGATTTTGCTTTGCTCCAGTGGAGATGTACCTCAAAACTTGAACTAATCTGGTTTTAGTGTGACTTTGACTTCAAACTCACCTGTGCTCCGATAATTTCTCCTTTTCCACTTTAAGCCGTTCAACATGATCACTGGCAGCCATCAGCGcctgtttcttctcctccagccaCTTCTgttcactgaaaaacatcaactttcagaacaacacacagagcaaaacaaatgaaaagtctcTCGTACACACACTTCGGAAAATAATTTCTATGCCCTCTGGAAGGACAGTCATTTTGGAAAGCCTGCACCACGACTGAAAGGTTACGTACAGTTCTTTAGTTTCTCtcagtttgtctctctttgCTTCATAGCAGGAAACAATCATCTCAAGTTCAGAGCACAGCTTGAGCATCTGCGGAAAACAACGTGGAAAAATGGATTGCATAACTAGAGCAATGCGGTTAAATAAGGAGATTCAATAAGATGCTTTCTTCGGTGctgtatttcacacacagacatacctCCTCTTTTCCAGCTTGAAGTAAAACTTCTGAATTTGTTGCCAATACTGGATgggacaaaataaataaacaaatttgttattttttactACCAAACATTAGATACAGAAGATATaacaaattcagttttatttgaaaCCCTGGAATCACAATTTCATATAGTCACAGAATCTGAAATTAAATCTTGATTAAACAGTAATGTTTGTCACACCAGTCTAAATTGTTTCTTTTGAAATGTGGAATGGCATTAAACTGTATCTGTGGCATAAAGCTATGGTGCTGATTTGTGATATTCATACTTCAGTTGTACACACTTGTATTACATTATGGTTCGAGCTTCTATCAGTGTGAATGAAGGACTTACACTGTGGCTCCACTGTCAGCCACTGCTTCAGTTCAGCTTCTGTTGCCATCAGCAGATTTACTGACTATTGGAGACAAATTCTCACAATgtacagaacagacaaacacaacatgctTGTGAAGGATATTTAAGTTATTGAATACTTATTGAATGACGTTATTTACATacacaaatatcacatttacaaaatgaaaaacaaagtgcCTGACAACATTTTTGAGAGCAAAATTGCTTTTGTGAATTAATTTCAAATGTTGAAAATTAAAAAcgttgaaatgaaaaatgaacaaattatttttcatgatgATTTTACAACATTTGATCCTAAAAATATCCCAGTGTAATCTTGCTCTTTTAGTTGACTGTAAAGCTATTAATAGATATCAAATTAAAACCTCAGGAGACAGAGCTGTGCTTTAAAAGCATTCACAAAataccacaaaaacaaatctcagAAAGACTTGGTGATATCTTAAATGGAATTTACTCACTCTAACCAACATCAGCGGATGAGGTGAGTCTAGTTTGTGGAAGTTAGTTTGATTGGCTCAAGGACAGCTAAACTCTGGCCAGTGGAGAACCGGTGCGAATCCGAGTGAGGCTGTGTGgtagtattttttttgtgtgtgtatgatgtcaTATCCAACAGGATGCATTTGCCTGATGAGCAGTGTGtgtaatataaaacaaacaaaaacaaaacaaaacaaaaaaaaccctggatGAACCATCACTGAAATGCTCTGTTGTTAGCAGTTATAACACATTTATGGCCTATAATTGACATTTGACACCACTGTGGGTGCCACTGTAGCTAGGTTTGACAAGCTTTTGATGGCTGTCCAAACTGTTCCTCTGTATTCTGTCCAGTATTCCATCATTTTATTGTGTAATTGATTGTTGATTAGCCAGATAAAGAGGTAGTCTTGCTTGTCTCTGCAAATGCCTGATCTACACTATGCTTATAAAAATGAGatatatttaaaagaaaataaatgaaagttttGAGGATGTCGGGTGTTTACAACTTTGCAACAGAAAAGTGTTGTCTAGGCCATTTATTTGAATCATGTTGTAGAAGtatcataaaaaaagaagtATCTTGTGTTCTTTTGAGACATTCCACTTGTGAGTTTCCAGTGTTATATCTGTAACATTGGGAG
Coding sequences within:
- the cenpk gene encoding centromere protein K, with the translated sequence MAEVKPSGQDAAELSEAARSELFDLCEDQFAQLEKLQNEIILCEPDFCENPQEQSVNLLMATEAELKQWLTVEPQLLATNSEVLLQAGKEEMLKLCSELEMIVSCYEAKRDKLRETKELEQKWLEEKKQALMAASDHVERLKVEKEKLSEHSVLQDTKEKIQKMKVYGERLMESLGDILEKHIPLPQDTSSTNKKKKNVTQELDEDLISLNEILELLMNKVLNTPHDPYVTIDNTFWPPYVEMLLRYGIAVRHQENNFKIRLETFY